The following proteins are co-located in the Dyadobacter chenwenxiniae genome:
- a CDS encoding asparagine synthetase B — protein sequence MLKRFLLLVLVLASHICLANQILVPMDNTQTNHLKAYGLAYSLLKDEIDVDWLLNYRGGSFKVGYSKSIENECKLRAISYEVLSESASAQIVSQISDPNVNMDVIKLHKAAKIAVYSPIKISPSEFENTDAVLLVLKYAEIPFEVIYDEEILKGDLPKYDWLHLHHEDFTGQFGKSLRRTTPADVKAQEAIASRFGFAKVPQMKLAVAKAIKEFCAGGGFLFAMCSGAETFDIALAAEGIDIVDNMDGDGADPDAQSKLDFEKTFAFQNFKLQLDEYEGMTFSDINSSAGRFRNWGEDGAYFSLFDFSAKWDVIPAMLVQNHEHLVREFMGQTTAFSKHTVKPGVLVMGTTTSSDRYIYGELGRGQWTFYGGHDPEGRGGGGRRMPTDLNLYPNSPGYRLILNNVLFPSAKKKKRKT from the coding sequence ATGCTGAAGAGGTTTCTATTGCTCGTTTTGGTGCTCGCTTCGCATATCTGTCTTGCGAATCAGATCCTTGTCCCGATGGATAATACGCAGACCAATCACCTGAAAGCTTACGGGTTGGCCTATTCGCTTTTGAAAGATGAGATCGATGTGGATTGGCTGCTGAATTACCGTGGCGGGAGCTTCAAAGTAGGTTATAGCAAGTCCATTGAGAATGAATGCAAGCTCCGCGCCATCTCCTATGAGGTCTTATCCGAATCCGCCAGCGCCCAGATCGTGAGCCAGATCAGTGATCCGAACGTGAATATGGATGTCATTAAGCTGCATAAGGCCGCAAAAATCGCCGTGTATTCCCCTATTAAGATCAGTCCATCCGAATTTGAGAATACAGATGCTGTTTTATTGGTTTTAAAATATGCAGAAATCCCTTTTGAAGTCATTTATGATGAAGAAATCCTGAAAGGCGATTTGCCCAAATATGACTGGCTGCATTTGCACCACGAAGATTTCACGGGTCAATTTGGTAAAAGCCTGCGGCGCACGACGCCTGCGGATGTGAAAGCGCAGGAAGCGATCGCGAGCCGTTTTGGTTTTGCCAAAGTGCCGCAGATGAAACTGGCAGTTGCCAAAGCGATTAAAGAGTTCTGTGCGGGCGGCGGCTTCCTGTTCGCAATGTGCTCAGGTGCAGAAACTTTCGACATTGCACTGGCGGCCGAAGGTATTGATATCGTGGACAATATGGATGGCGATGGCGCGGACCCGGACGCGCAGTCCAAGCTGGATTTTGAAAAAACTTTTGCATTTCAAAACTTCAAATTGCAACTCGACGAATACGAGGGAATGACTTTCTCGGACATCAATTCTTCCGCAGGCCGTTTCCGCAACTGGGGTGAGGATGGCGCTTACTTTTCACTCTTTGATTTTTCTGCCAAATGGGATGTGATTCCCGCTATGCTTGTTCAGAATCATGAGCATCTGGTGAGGGAATTTATGGGACAAACTACTGCTTTCTCAAAACATACGGTTAAACCAGGCGTGCTGGTGATGGGCACGACGACCTCATCAGACCGCTACATTTATGGTGAACTGGGCCGGGGACAATGGACATTTTATGGTGGCCATGACCCGGAAGGACGAGGCGGAGGCGGCCGAAGAATGCCCACGGACCTGAATTTGTACCCCAACTCCCCAGGTTACCGGCTGATATTGAACAATGTGTTATTTCCGTCTGC
- a CDS encoding twin-arginine translocation signal domain-containing protein: MNRRNFVKGTTVAICALPIASAMAFSPVNKRIQNVPEWLEALVKQNDIGVEAIKKLQIKETANPAYGGLMDAFEVVNPHTTSALIQAGANAISSPGSRFFRSNELLADMNLATLYLVKTQHEDGTIDLLSTNFHSTPDTGFLVKRLVTAYTLIQKSETSGGDKMLTNLKTFLIRGGNALSVGGIHTPNHRWVVCAALAKLNSLWPDPKYVARAEQWLGEHIDIDQDGQYNEKSTFIYSSLTDRLLITIASGFNKPELLDSVRKNLDMTMFYVHPNGEIVTDASGRQDKALVGTLENYYYPYRYLALKDQNGAYAAMCQMIEKTAGLKIGGFLDYYLSDQTLWKELPAPKPLPVNYVKTFPNSGLVRIRRGNWDSTLIANNPSWLTFMKGNAVLQGVRLASSFFGKGQFQSEKLDEKGKTWELAQTLDGPYFQPYPKDFISKDGDWEKMPRLFRPVSEVQNLETRILISETENGMQIDIQTIGTERVPLAVELIFRPGGTFTGLTRIENTKDSWLLKEGTGSYSFNGDTISFGPGIGLHKNIALRGALPPVEAPTVFLTGFTPFKHTIRFS, encoded by the coding sequence ATGAACAGAAGAAATTTTGTAAAGGGAACAACCGTCGCTATTTGCGCTTTGCCCATTGCTTCGGCCATGGCCTTTAGTCCTGTAAACAAGAGGATACAAAATGTGCCGGAATGGTTGGAAGCGCTGGTTAAACAAAATGATATCGGCGTTGAGGCAATCAAGAAATTGCAAATCAAAGAGACTGCAAATCCTGCTTATGGCGGGCTTATGGACGCTTTTGAGGTGGTCAACCCACACACAACATCGGCGCTGATCCAGGCAGGGGCTAATGCAATCTCTTCGCCTGGTTCCCGGTTTTTCCGGTCAAACGAATTGCTTGCAGACATGAACCTGGCCACGCTTTATCTCGTTAAAACACAGCACGAGGATGGCACTATTGATCTGCTTTCTACCAACTTCCATTCCACACCAGACACTGGGTTTCTCGTCAAGCGGCTGGTGACTGCCTATACGCTGATCCAAAAATCGGAAACCAGCGGTGGCGATAAAATGCTGACAAACCTCAAAACATTCCTCATCCGTGGGGGCAACGCGCTGTCGGTAGGTGGAATACACACGCCCAATCACCGGTGGGTTGTTTGCGCCGCGCTCGCGAAGCTCAACTCACTTTGGCCCGATCCCAAATACGTTGCCCGGGCGGAGCAATGGCTCGGCGAACACATTGACATTGATCAGGACGGCCAGTATAATGAGAAAAGCACGTTCATTTACTCATCATTGACAGACCGGCTGCTGATCACGATTGCCAGCGGTTTCAATAAACCCGAACTGCTGGACAGCGTCCGCAAGAATCTCGATATGACTATGTTCTATGTGCATCCGAATGGCGAAATTGTTACGGATGCTTCTGGACGCCAGGATAAGGCCCTGGTCGGGACGTTGGAAAATTATTACTATCCTTATCGCTACCTGGCCTTGAAAGACCAAAACGGTGCGTATGCTGCAATGTGTCAAATGATTGAAAAAACAGCCGGGTTGAAAATCGGCGGTTTTCTGGATTACTATCTGTCCGATCAGACATTATGGAAAGAATTGCCTGCGCCCAAGCCATTACCTGTCAATTATGTTAAGACTTTTCCAAACTCCGGCCTGGTCAGGATCCGGCGAGGGAATTGGGACAGCACATTGATCGCCAATAATCCTTCCTGGCTCACATTCATGAAAGGAAATGCAGTTTTGCAGGGCGTGCGACTGGCTTCCTCATTTTTTGGCAAAGGACAATTTCAATCGGAAAAGCTGGATGAAAAAGGAAAAACCTGGGAGCTGGCCCAAACACTGGACGGGCCGTATTTTCAGCCTTATCCCAAAGATTTCATTTCGAAAGACGGAGATTGGGAAAAAATGCCGCGGTTGTTCCGACCTGTTAGCGAAGTCCAAAATCTGGAAACAAGAATCCTGATCAGCGAAACAGAAAACGGGATGCAAATTGACATTCAAACCATAGGCACCGAACGGGTTCCCTTAGCTGTTGAACTGATTTTCAGGCCGGGCGGCACATTCACCGGGCTCACCCGAATTGAAAACACCAAAGATTCGTGGCTGCTGAAAGAAGGAACCGGAAGTTATAGCTTTAATGGTGACACGATTTCTTTTGGTCCGGGGATTGGCTTGCACAAGAACATTGCATTACGCGGCGCACTCCCGCCTGTTGAAGCACCGACTGTGTTCCTGACTGGTTTTACGCCTTTCAAGCATACCATTCGCTTTTCCTAA